Within Treponema primitia ZAS-1, the genomic segment AGATCGGGTATGGGCTATCTGGGGTACGGCGGTTCACTCCCTTCTAGAACAGGAAGGGGAGCATGACTTTACCGAACAGGAAATAAGCTACCCCGTAGGCGATATTACCGTAACAGGCCGAATCGACAACTACGACATGCAGAACGGTATTATTTACGATTATAAAACCGCATCGATCTGGAAAATTAAGGTTGGTGATTTTGACGATTGGTACAAGCAGGGAATGATATATTCCTGGCTCCTTGCCAGAAACGGATTTATGGTTAAGCAATGCCGGTTTATCGCCTTACTGAAAGACCACAGCAAAACCGATGCATCCCGTGATTATCAATATCCCAAAAACCCGGTATACGTCTATGAGTTTGGCGTTAGCTTCCTGAATATTCTCAAGATTGAAAACCTTATTAAAAACAAGATCCGGGAATATGTACGGGGTCAGGAACTTGGGGATAACGACATTCCTCCCTGTACTCCTGATGAACGGTGGGATAAGCCGACCAAATATGCCGTCAAGAAGGAGGGAAGGAAAACGGCGGTGCGTGTTTTGGATGACAAAGAAACGGCAGAGGCTATGGCAGCCGAACTGGGAAAAGGCCACTCTGTTGAAATACGTCCCGGTGAATCGGTGAAATGTCAGTCCTACTGTCTATGCTGTGAGTTCTGCAATTACTATCAGGATTGCGTTAATGTCCCGGATATCAAGGCGGCAGCGTAACAGGGGGAAGGAGAATTACTTGAAGGGAAAACATTCTATGTTCCCCGGTCGGCGCTTGATTTATTACGGTACGGCTTTATAGCCGCACTATCAAACTAACAATTGGGCTTAGTCTCAATTTCTACTTCCGATTACCCTATCGGGAGAAAAAATCCCTTTGGAGGAACCAATGAAAAATCTGGTGATAAAGAACGAACGGAATTATATGGTATTTGCCGGTAACGCTATTTCGGTACTGGATAACCTTCCGGCTAAAATCTATGAATTATGCTTTGACAAGGAAAAAGGCTACAGTCTGGGAGAAATAGACAATAATTTTAACATCACCCAAAAAGTGTATGGCAATGTTGAAAAAATAACCGGGCGGGTCCTGCATTCCTTTGGTAAAACCGAAGGAAATCTTGGGGTGTTGATTTCCGGCCCCAAAGGACTTGGGAAAAGTCTTACGGTCAAGAAAATCAGCAGCGAAGCGCTCAAAAACGGATTTCCGGTTATTCTTGTCAAAGAAAACCTTGGAAATATCGCATCATTTATCGACACTATCCACCAGCCCTGCGTGATTGTTCTGGATGAGTTTGAGAAAAATTATACGCTTCAAACGAAGACAGATCAAAATGATATGGAAGGTCAGGACAGCCTGCTTAATATGTTTGACTCAACCCTTGCAGCAAAGAAACTGTTTCTGCTTACCTGTAATGACACACGCAATCTTTCCGAGTATCTTGTAAACCGTCCGGGGAGGATACATTACCACTTCAAATCAAACCGGCTCACCATAGCCGAGATTACCGAGTATTGCAAGGACAGCCTTTCACCCGAGTATTATGACAAAATTTCTGATATTTGTAATCTTGGAGCAAAAACCCCTGACTTTTCTTATGATATGCTGCGCTCAATCATCTTTGAATTGAACACGTATAACTGCACCTTAGAAGACGTACGGCGTATTCTTAATATTGATGGCCGGACTCATTCGCCTTTTGATTTCAAAATCTATTTCAAATCGGGAAGGATCGAGGCAGGTTTTGATTATCTCAACATATCGGCAAAGCGGTTAAGGCTGTGCTGGTTTAACAAAAAAGACTTTTGCCAAGGTGATGCTTTTATCAATCCATCTAAGGCGCAATGGACGGGTACTGACAATGGTTCTCTTATTCTCACAGAGGAAATCAATTGGCCTACGGGAGACGAAAAGACGGATGACTGCGTGGAAAAAATTATCTTTACTCCTGCCAAGAAGGGGTATCTTGCTGATGGGAACTATGACGAGGATTAATTGTTTGCAGTTCTTATCATCAAAAAACAATAAAGACCCTTACATAGTAAGGGCGAAGGAGAAGCAAAATGGCTTTTAAGAAAGCGGAGCGTACCCAACTCTATTTGCGGTGCGCGTTATTCGGCCCGTCAGGTTCCGGAAAAACCATGACGGCCTTACGGATGGCGAAAGGGATTGCCGATACGATGGGCGTTCCCTTTGCGGTCATTGACACCGAAGCCCGGTCAGCGTCCAAATACGCCGACCGGATTCCCTTTGACGTTGACGACCTCAGCGAGAAAACCGTTGACCACTACATCGCCGCAATGAACGAATGTGTCAAGGCAGGATACAGGGTACTGGTGATTGATTCCCTCTCCCATGCGTGGCGGGAACTGACCGATGAGGTAGACCGTATCGCCCAAAGCAGTGTTAGCAAAAACACTTTTTCACCCTGGGCGAAAGTAAACCCGAAACAAAAGCGGTTTATCGACGCCATCCTCAATTTCCCCGGACACATCATTGCTACCATGCGGAGCAAGACCGAATGGGTAATCGGGGAAGGAAAGGGCGGGAAGGTTGCGCCGGAAAAGATGGGCTTGGCGCCGGAACAGGGCAAGGGGATTGAATACGAGTTTGACCTGCTCATGGAGTTAAACCAGAAGCATCAGGCGACCGTAACCAAGGACCGTACCGGCAAGTTTCAGGATGAAAGCATTGACAAGCCGGGAGAGGCTTTCGGTGTTGCCCTATATGATTGGCTTTCAAGCGGTACTGCGGCTCCTGCACCGGAGACGAAACCCGCTAAAACCGGGAAGGTTAAGACCGAACCCCCCAAAGCGGTTCCTTCCAAGCTCCCTGCGGAACCGTCAACGGCCGGCAGCGTAAAGGATCGTGGCAAAAGTATTGTTCAGGAAATCGGGCAACTTATTACCACTGTTTCAGAATCCGGGTCAGCCTATTTTACCGAAGGGGAAAAAGAGGAAGCCCGAGGAATCATCCAGACTATCAAACTGGATGAGGCGGGTATCAGGGACCTGGGAGACCTCAAGGGGTTCCTGGCCGATGAACTTGCCAAACGGAAAACAAAACAAGAAAGCACCCGTGCTGCCTAATCCCTGACTTCCTTTCCGGATTTCTATATAACCGGAGCCGTCCGATTCAGGCATACCCTGTATTGCGGCGGTTCCGGTTTCTTTATCTCACAACAATTTATTTTACAGGAGGTACAGTATGTACAAATCTCTCAAAGAAAAATTATCTAAAAGCGTTTTTTCCGAAAGAATGAAAAAAGCTGCTATCGTGTTCGCCCGATCCGAAAACAGGGATGAGTTTGAACAAATACTTTTTGTCCTTAAAGCCCTAAAATACGATGACGAGCATCCCTTTACTTCGGTTCTCCACATAGAGCCAACCAAGACGGGGAGCAGGCTCATTGCCATTGACGGAAATAGGCTGCATGTTGCCGAAATCAACCGGAAGATTGTAAGCGGGGACTACAAACCGGTTATCACCAAGAAAACCATTGAGCTTAAGGACCCGGTGAAAAACATCATCTTCCCGAACTGGACGCAGATACTCCCGGGAAAAACGGTTAAGAAAGGAACCATCAGCCTGAAAAACACCGGCATGGGGAAGAACCTCGACATGACCAAAAAAATGACCGTAGCGTTCAGCACGTTTTCCCG encodes:
- a CDS encoding AAA family ATPase; this encodes MVFAGNAISVLDNLPAKIYELCFDKEKGYSLGEIDNNFNITQKVYGNVEKITGRVLHSFGKTEGNLGVLISGPKGLGKSLTVKKISSEALKNGFPVILVKENLGNIASFIDTIHQPCVIVLDEFEKNYTLQTKTDQNDMEGQDSLLNMFDSTLAAKKLFLLTCNDTRNLSEYLVNRPGRIHYHFKSNRLTIAEITEYCKDSLSPEYYDKISDICNLGAKTPDFSYDMLRSIIFELNTYNCTLEDVRRILNIDGRTHSPFDFKIYFKSGRIEAGFDYLNISAKRLRLCWFNKKDFCQGDAFINPSKAQWTGTDNGSLILTEEINWPTGDEKTDDCVEKIIFTPAKKGYLADGNYDED
- a CDS encoding PD-(D/E)XK nuclease family protein, which encodes MIITNKLKLPEGLVKAVSTERHNQPGCISATTLLQGVKQIILTDRHWEHLEDDVSDRVWAIWGTAVHSLLEQEGEHDFTEQEISYPVGDITVTGRIDNYDMQNGIIYDYKTASIWKIKVGDFDDWYKQGMIYSWLLARNGFMVKQCRFIALLKDHSKTDASRDYQYPKNPVYVYEFGVSFLNILKIENLIKNKIREYVRGQELGDNDIPPCTPDERWDKPTKYAVKKEGRKTAVRVLDDKETAEAMAAELGKGHSVEIRPGESVKCQSYCLCCEFCNYYQDCVNVPDIKAAA
- a CDS encoding ATP-binding protein → MAFKKAERTQLYLRCALFGPSGSGKTMTALRMAKGIADTMGVPFAVIDTEARSASKYADRIPFDVDDLSEKTVDHYIAAMNECVKAGYRVLVIDSLSHAWRELTDEVDRIAQSSVSKNTFSPWAKVNPKQKRFIDAILNFPGHIIATMRSKTEWVIGEGKGGKVAPEKMGLAPEQGKGIEYEFDLLMELNQKHQATVTKDRTGKFQDESIDKPGEAFGVALYDWLSSGTAAPAPETKPAKTGKVKTEPPKAVPSKLPAEPSTAGSVKDRGKSIVQEIGQLITTVSESGSAYFTEGEKEEARGIIQTIKLDEAGIRDLGDLKGFLADELAKRKTKQESTRAA